One segment of Perognathus longimembris pacificus isolate PPM17 chromosome 26, ASM2315922v1, whole genome shotgun sequence DNA contains the following:
- the Trim42 gene encoding tripartite motif-containing protein 42: METAMCVCSPCCTWERCCPQLCSCLCCKFFFTSERNCTFFPCPYKDERNCQCCHCTCAESPNCHWCCCSWANDPNCKYCCTASSNINFYYYESRCCRNATVTFRKGRLRSIQTSSKVALRVGGSDTQADEAKSMPASCHLTDHLTCPQCRRLRLHSFMLPCNHSLCEKCLRQLQKHAEVTENFFILVCPVCSRSHCMPYSDTLQLPENYLRGRLTKRYMQQHGYLKWRFDRASGPILCQVCRSRRVAYKRCVTCRLNLCNDCLKAFHSDVAMQDHIFVDTSAEDQDERVCIHHPSSRINEYCRSDNQLLCTFCKVAFHNGHDTVSLIEACSERAAALFSAIAKFKAVRYEIDNDLMEFNILKSSFKADKEAKRKEIRNGFLKLRSILQEKEKMVMEQIENLEVSRQKEIEKYVTVTTMKVNEMDGLIAYSKEALKETGQVAFLQSAKILVDQIEDGIQSTFRPDPQLRLHSVHCIPLNFAELSSAIHELFPTGPKKVSSSSVELHPTPYPVQSEMMIARKVTFSTHSFNNQQVYQRSSSLLSFHANEKAKMGLEAYGRTQSAAPPKPAEGLYTYWSAPVENQPAQNSSSFHNWYPFSDASVKPPGPIVIYQTLVYPRAAKVYWTCPTEDVDSFEMEFYELVPSPPNNVRTELCGQVRDIMQQNLELHNLTPNTEYLFKVRAINENGPGQWSDACKVVTPDGRGRNRAKWGLLKSIQSTLQKRF; this comes from the exons ATGGAGACTGCAATGTGTGTTTGCTCTCCATGTTGTACGTGGGAGAGATGCTGTCCTCAGTTATGCTCCTGTCTCTGCTGCAAGTTCTTCTTCACCTCGGAGCGGAACTGCACCTTCTTCCCCTGCCCTTACAAGGATGAGCGCAACTGCCAGTGCTGTCATTGCACCTGCGCCGAGAGCCCCAACTGCCACTGGTGCTGCTGCTCCTGGGCCAACGACCCCAACTGCAAGTACTGCTGCACGGCCAGCAGCAACATCAACTTCTACTATTACGAGAGCCGCTGCTGCAGGAATGCCACCGTCACCTTCCGCAAGGGCCGTCTCCGGAGCATCCAGACCTC CTCCAAGGTCGCCCTGCGCGTGGGAGGCAGCGACACCCAGGCGGACGAGGCCAAGTCGATGCCCGCCAGCTGCCACCTGACGGACCACCTCACCTGCCCCCAGTGCCGCCGGCTGCGCCTGCACTCCTTCATGCTGCCCTGCAACCACAGCCTGTGCGAGAAGTGCCTGCGGCAGCTGCAGAAGCACGCCGAGGTCACCGAGAACTTCTTCATCCTCGTCTGCCCCGTGTGCAGCCGCTCCCACTGCATGCCCTACAGCGACACCCTGCAGCTGCCCGAGAACTACCTGCGGGGCCGCCTCACCAAGCGCTACATGCAGCAGCACGGCTACCTCAAGTGGCGCTTCGACCGCGCCTCGGGGCCCATCCTCTGCCAGGTGTGCCGCAGCCGGCGCGTGGCCTACAAGCGCTGCGTCACCTGCCGCCTCAACCTCTGCAACGACTGCCTCAAGGCCTTCCACTCGGACGTGGCCATGCAGGACCACATCTTCGTGGACACCAGCGCGGAGGACCAGGATGAGCGGGTCTGCATCCACCACCCCTCCAGCCGCATCAACGAGTACTGCCGCAGCGACAACCAGCTGCTCTGCACCTTCTGCAAGGTCGCCTTCCACAACGGCCACGACACGGTCAGCCTCATCGAAGCCTGCTCCGAGAGGGCCGCCGCTCTCTTCAGCGCCATTGCCAAGTTCAAAGCAG TCCGATATGAAATTGATAATGACCTGATGGaattcaacattttaaaaagcagcttTAAAGCTGATAAGGAGGCAAAGCGAAAGGAGATCAGAAACGGGTTTCTCAAGTTGCGCAGTATTCTTCAGGAGAAGGAGAAAATGGTCATGGAACAGATTGAGAATCTAGAAGTGTCCAGGCAGAAGGAGATTGAAAAGTATGTGACCGTCACTACGATGAAAGTCAACGAGATGGATGGTTTGATCGCCTACTCCAAGGAGGCCCTGAAGGAGACGGGACAAGTGGCCTTCCTGCAGTCTGCCAAGATCCTGGTGGACCAGATTGAAGATGGCATCCAGAGCACCTTCAGACCTGACCCTCAACTGCGGCTGCACTCGGTGCACTGCATTCCCCTGAACTTCGCTGAGCTCTCCAGTGCCATCCACGAGCTCTTCCCCACGGGACCCAAGAAGGTAAGCTCCTCCTCAGTGGAGCTCCATCCCACCCCCTACCCTGTGCAGTCGGAAATGATGATTGCCAGAAAAGTCACCTTCAGCACCCACAGCTTCAACAACCAGCAGGTATACCAGAGAAGCTCCTCCTTGCTGTCCTTCCATGCCAACGAGAAGGCCAAGATGGGTCTGGAGGCCTACGGGAGAACACAGTCAGCAGCACCCCCCAAGCCCGCCGAAGGGCTCTACACCTACTGGAGCGCTCCGGTAGAAAACCAGCCTGCGCAGAACAGCAGCAGCTTCCACAACTGGTACCCATTCAGTGATGCCTCGGTGAAGCCCCCGGGCCCAATCGTCATCTACCAAACCCTGGTGTATCCGAGGGCTGCCAAG gtttacTGGACGTGCCCAACAGAAGACGTGGATTCGtttgagatggagttttatgAACTGGTCCCTTCGCCTCCTAATAATGTGCGGACAGAGCTCTGTGGACAAGTTCGGGACATAATGCAGCAGAATCTGGAGCTCCACAACCTCACCCCCAACACCGAGTACCTGTTTAAAGTGAGAGCCATCAATGAAAATGGCCCTGGGCAGTGGAGTGATGCCTGCAAG GTGGTCACACCAGATGGGCGTGGGAGGAACCGAGCTAAGTGGGGCCTACTGAAGAGTATCCAGTCTACCCTCCAGAAGCGCTTCTGA